Proteins from a single region of Pyrus communis chromosome 6, drPyrComm1.1, whole genome shotgun sequence:
- the LOC137737169 gene encoding squamosa promoter-binding-like protein 1 isoform X1: MEAFGGRARNFYVPMVPDLKGAGKKSLEWDLNDWKWDGDLFTASPLNAVQSDCRSRQLFPLGLPETPATAGLSNSSSSGSDGICPGNEKGKRELEKRRRASFVENEGLNDEVGSLNLKLGGQAYPIMEGEVQNGKKTKIVGTTLNRAVCQVEDCKADLSNAKDYHRRHKVCDMHSKATKAVVANVLQRFCQQCSRFHVLQEFDEGKRSCRRRLAGHNRRRRKTHPDTVVNGGSLNDERGSSYLLISLLRILSNMHSNSSDQTKDQDLLSHLLKNLANLSGTVDGRNMSALLTASQGLLNGGASIQTAQKVPDTVSNGCEPSKPSVSASKMDDYVNCEDPSRPIQQCSTVPASDFRRISSVDADHGGLQVVSGLNATKPFPSRASVPSTSVAPETTTGRMQLTGIDLNNTYDDSQDHLDNLGNSHAPVNSGTVAHGFPLWMRQDSQKSSPPQTSGTSCSTSSSSSGDAQSRTDRIVFKLFGKDPNDLPFVLRAQILDWLSHSPTDIESYIRPGCIILTVYLRLEKSTWEELCCNLGSIMKQLLHAANDPFWTTGWVYTRVRHSVAFTYNGQVVLDTPLPLKSHKNCRISCIKPIAVSLSERAEFVVKGFNLSRATTRLLCALEGKYLVQETCYDLMEGADTTVANDQLQCLRFSCSIPNVTGRGLIEVEDHGLSGCFFPFIVAEEEVCSEICTLEGAIEVAETADNIQTEPEKLEAKNQALDFVHELGWLLHRCHTKFRLGHRDPNLELFSFRRFRLLMEFSMDRDWCAVVKKLLGILLEGTVDAGEHPSIELALLDMSLLHGAVRRKCRPMVELLLRFVLDKGLDKTGSEHRQQVDGDGSNFLFKPDAVGPMGLTPLHVAASTDGCENILDALTDDPGKVGIEAWKNARDSTGLTPNDYACLRGCYTYVQIVQRKINKKHESGHVVLDIPGVILDSSSKQKQLDGHKSSKVSRLETERIDMKAMQAHCKLCEMKLAYGNTRSLVYRPAMLSMVTIAAVCVCVALLFKSSPEVVYVFQPFRWELLKYGPS, from the exons ATGGAGGCTTTTGGAGGCAGAGCTCGGAATTTCTATGTTCCGATGGTGCCGGATTTGAAGGGGGCTGGGAAAAAGAGTTTGGAATGGGATTTGAATGATTGGAAATGGGATGGAGATCTTTTTACTGCTAGTCCTTTGAATGCTGTACAATCTGATTGTAGGAGCAGGCAGTTGTTTCCTCTTGGGCTGCCGGAAACTCCCGCCACTGCTGGTTTGTCCAACAGTTCTTCTTCTGGTTCGGATGGTATCTGTCCTGGGAATGAGAAAGGTAAAAGAGAGCTGGAGAAAAGAAGAAGGGCTAGTTTTGTAGAAAATGAAGGGCTAAATGATGAAGTTGGGTCTCTTAATCTCAAGCTTGGTGGGCAAGCTTACCCAATCATGGAAGGAGAGGTACAAAATGGGAAGAAGACGAAGATAGTTGGGACTACTTTAAACCGAGCAGTTTGTCAGGTGGAGGACTGTAAGGCTGATCTTAGCAATGCCAAGGATTACCACCGACGACATAAGGTCTGTGATATGCATTCTAAGGCAACTAAAGCGGTGGTGGCAAATGTTTTGCAGCGGTTCTGTCAGCAGTGTAGCAG GTTTCATGTCCTTCAAGAGTTTGATGAAGGAAAGAGAAGTTGTCGTAGACGTTTGGCAGGCCACAAtaggaggagaagaaaaacaCATCCTGATACCGTAGTTAATGGAGGCTCATTGAATGATGAAAGAGGAAGCAGTTATCTATTGATAAGTTTGCTGAGAATACTCTCCAACATGCACT CTAATAGTTCAGATCAAACAAAGGATCAGGATTTGCTATCTCATCTTTTGAAGAATCTAGCCAATCTTTCTGGTACAGTTGATGGAAGAAACATGTCTGCATTGCTTACGGCATCTCAAGGTTTACTAAATGGTGGGGCATCAATTCAGACTGCACAAAAGGTCCCAGATACAGTTTCCAACGGCTGTGAACCAAGTAAGCCTTCTGTTTCAGCCTCTAAAATGGATGACTATGTTAATTGTGAGGACCCTTCAAGACCTATACAACAGTGTTCTACAGTACCTGCATCAGATTTCAGGAGAATATCTTCAGTTGATGCAGATCATGGAGGTCTACAAGTTGTTTCAGGTCTAAATGCCACCAAGCCATTTCCCTCAAGAGCCAGTGTTCCATCCACATCAGTTGCACCAGAAACTACAACGGGGAGGATGCAGTTAACTGGCATTGATTTAAATAATACATATGACGATTCCCAGGACCATTTGGACAACCTAGGGAATTCTCATGCCCCTGTAAATTCAGGGACAGTGGCTCATGGTTTTCCCTTATGGATGCGGCAGGATTCGCAAAAGTCTAGCCCACCTCAGACAAGTGGGACTTCATGCTCAACTTCATCAAGTTCTAGTGGAGATGCTCAG AGTCGCACGGACCGTATTGTTTTTAAACTCTTTGGAAAAGATCCAAATGATCTTCCATTTGTTCTACGAGCACAG ATTCTCGACTGGTTGTCCCACAGTCCTACAGACATTGAAAGCTACATAAGGCCAGGATGTATCATTTTGACAGTTTACCTCCGTCTAGAAAAATCCACGTGGGAGGAG CTCTGCTGTAATCTGGGATCCATTATGAAACAACTTTTACATGCTGCCAACGATCCTTTTTGGACAACAGGATGGGTGTATACTAGGGTACGACATTCTGTAGCATTTACGTACAATg GTCAGGTTGTCTTAGACACACCCTTACCTCTGAAAAGCCATAAAAATTGCAGGATATCATGCATCAAACCAATTGCAGTTTCTTTATCCGAAAGAGCTGAATTTGTAGTAAAGGGGTTTAATCTTTCTCGTGCCACCACAAG GCTGCTCTGTGCTCTGGAAGGGAAGTATCTAGTCCAAGAAACTTGTTATGACTTGATGGAGGGTGCTGATACAACCGTTGCAAATGATCAGCTACAGTGCCTCAGATTCTCCTGCTCTATACCCAATGTTACTGGCCGAGGACTCATTGAG gtTGAAGACCATGGTCTCAGTGGCTGCTTCTTTCCATTTATAGTTGCCGAGGAGGAAGTATGTTCAGAGATTTGTACCCTGGAGGGTGCGATTGAGGTGGCTGAGACTGCAGATAATATCCAGACAGAACCTGAAAAGTTGGAAGCCAAGAACCAAGCGTTGGACTTTGTACATGAATTGGGTTGGCTCCTTCACAGATGTCACACTAAATTTAGACTTGGTCACAGGGATCCCAACCTAGAACTATTTTCTTTTAGACGGTTCAGGTTGCTTATGGAGTTTTCCATGGACCGTGATTGGTGTGCTGTAGTGAAGAAACTCCTGGGCATTCTGCTTGAGGGTACCGTTGACGCTGGAGAACATCCTTCTATTGAGCTTGCGTTATTGGATATGAGCCTCCTCCATGGAGCCGTGCGAAGAAAGTGCAGGCCTATGGTGGAACTCTTGTTAAGATTTGTACTAGACAAAGGGTTAGATAAAACGGGATCTGAGCACAGGCAACAAGTTGACGGGGACGGCAGCAACTTCTTATTTAAACCCGATGCAGTTGGGCCCATGGGATTGActcctcttcatgttgcagCCAGTACTGATGGATGTGAGAATATATTGGATGCCTTAACTGATGATCCTGGAAAG GTGGGAATTGAAGCGTGGAAAAATGCTCGAGACAGTACAGGATTGACACCTAATGATTATGCATGCCTGCGAGGCTGCTACACCTATGTCCAAATTGTCCAGCGGAAAATCAACAAGAAACATGAAAGCGGGCACGTGGTGCTTGATATCCCTGGCGTTATCTTAGACAGCAGCAGCAAGCAGAAACAATTAGATGGGCATAAGTCCTCAAAAGTCTCCAGATTGGAGACCGAAAGGATCGATATGAAAGCAATGCAGGCACATTGCAAGCTATGTGAAATGAAACTAGCATATGGAAACACAAGGTCGCTTGTGTACAGGCCGGCAATGCTGTCAATGGTAACCATTGCTGCTGTCTGTGTTTGCGTGGCCTTGCTCTTCAAAAGCTCGCCTGAAGTCGTTTACGTCTTCCAGCCCTTCAGGTGGGAACTCTTGAAGTATGGACCGAGCTAA
- the LOC137737169 gene encoding uncharacterized protein isoform X2, with product MEAFGGRARNFYVPMVPDLKGAGKKSLEWDLNDWKWDGDLFTASPLNAVQSDCRSRQLFPLGLPETPATAGLSNSSSSGSDGICPGNEKGKRELEKRRRASFVENEGLNDEVGSLNLKLGGQAYPIMEGEVQNGKKTKIVGTTLNRAVCQVEDCKADLSNAKDYHRRHKVCDMHSKATKAVVANVLQRFCQQCSRFHVLQEFDEGKRSCRRRLAGHNRRRRKTHPDTVVNGGSLNDERGSSYLLISLLRILSNMHSNSSDQTKDQDLLSHLLKNLANLSGTVDGRNMSALLTASQGLLNGGASIQTAQKVPDTVSNGCEPSKPSVSASKMDDYVNCEDPSRPIQQCSTVPASDFRRISSVDADHGGLQVVSGLNATKPFPSRASVPSTSVAPETTTGRMQLTGIDLNNTYDDSQDHLDNLGNSHAPVNSGTVAHGFPLWMRQDSQKSSPPQTSGTSCSTSSSSSGDAQSRTDRIVFKLFGKDPNDLPFVLRAQILDWLSHSPTDIESYIRPGCIILTVYLRLEKSTWEELCCNLGSIMKQLLHAANDPFWTTGWVYTRVRHSVAFTYNGQVVLDTPLPLKSHKNCRISCIKPIAVSLSERAEFVVKGFNLSRATTRLLCALEGKYLVQETCYDLMEGADTTVANDQLQCLRFSCSIPNVTGRGLIEVEDHGLSGCFFPFIVAEEEVCSEICTLEGAIEVAETADNIQTEPEKLEAKNQALDFVHELGWLLHRCHTKFRLGHRDPNLELFSFRRFRLLMEFSMDRDWCAVVKKLLGILLEGTVDAGEHPSIELALLDMSLLHGAVRRKCRPMVELLLRFVLDKGLDKTGSEHRQQVDGDGSNFLFKPDAVGPMGLTPLHVAASTDGCENILDALTDDPGKVGIEAWKNARDSTGLTPNDYACLRGCYTYVQIVQRKINKKHESGHVVLDIPGVILDSSSKQKQLDGHKSSKVSRLETERIDMKAMQAHCKLCEMKLAYGNTRSLVYRPAMLSMVTIAAVCVCVALLFKSSPESEFGGKARNFGGVMVPDLKGVGKKSLEWDLNDFKWDGDLFTASPLNSTPSDGRSRQLFPARPETPSDAGLSNSSSSGSDNISPGNEKDKRELEKRRRDVFVENRELNDEAASLNLKLGGQTYPIMEEVQTGKKTKTIGTTSNRAVCQVEDCKTDLSNAKDYHRRHKVCDMHSKATEALVGSVMQRFCQQCSRFHALQEFDEGKRSCRRRLAGHNRRRRKAHPDTAVNGGSLNNESGSSYLLITLLRMLSNMHSSSSDQTKDQDVVSHLLRSLANVAGTADGRNISTLLQGSQGLFNSGTSVQTARKVLDMNAGVNTEDPLRSKGHCPILPASRDSSESKSVTPEAASRRFQLNDIDLNNTYDDSQDYVENLGNSHVPASPGTASLGFPSWMQRDSHKSSPPQTSGNSDLTSTQSPSSSSGEAQSHTDRIVFKLFGKDPNELPLALRSQILDWLSHSPTNIESYIRPGCIILTIYLRLEKSTWEEFCCHLGSSLKTLLDAADDPFWRTGWVYTRVQDFVAFTYNGEVVLDTPLPLKSNKSCRISCIKPIAISLSERAEFVVKGFNLSSSTTRLLCALEGKYLAQETCYDLLDDADSTVEDDEQQCLKFSCSIPNVTGRGFIEVEDHGLSSSFFPFIVAEQEVCSEICMLEDVIEVSETDDDIQSGPEKVEAKNQALDFIHELGWLLHRSRVKFRLGQLDPNLDTFPSGRFRLLMEFSIDHDWCAVVKKLLGILFDGTVDAGEHPSLESALLDMGLLHRAVRINSRRMVEFLLRFVPGLTGSEQKEQVDRDGNSFLFKPDVVGPMGLTPLHIAANTDGCEQVLDALTDDPGKVGIKAWKNARDSTGLTPYDYACLRSRYSYVHIVQRKISNTLERGHVVLDIPGLTLDRNGKQKQSDGHKSSRVASLETEKNEIKAILRHCRLCEQKPAYSTTRSLVYRPAMLSMVAVAAVCVCVALLFKSNPEVVFVLEPFRWEHLKFGSS from the exons ATGGAGGCTTTTGGAGGCAGAGCTCGGAATTTCTATGTTCCGATGGTGCCGGATTTGAAGGGGGCTGGGAAAAAGAGTTTGGAATGGGATTTGAATGATTGGAAATGGGATGGAGATCTTTTTACTGCTAGTCCTTTGAATGCTGTACAATCTGATTGTAGGAGCAGGCAGTTGTTTCCTCTTGGGCTGCCGGAAACTCCCGCCACTGCTGGTTTGTCCAACAGTTCTTCTTCTGGTTCGGATGGTATCTGTCCTGGGAATGAGAAAGGTAAAAGAGAGCTGGAGAAAAGAAGAAGGGCTAGTTTTGTAGAAAATGAAGGGCTAAATGATGAAGTTGGGTCTCTTAATCTCAAGCTTGGTGGGCAAGCTTACCCAATCATGGAAGGAGAGGTACAAAATGGGAAGAAGACGAAGATAGTTGGGACTACTTTAAACCGAGCAGTTTGTCAGGTGGAGGACTGTAAGGCTGATCTTAGCAATGCCAAGGATTACCACCGACGACATAAGGTCTGTGATATGCATTCTAAGGCAACTAAAGCGGTGGTGGCAAATGTTTTGCAGCGGTTCTGTCAGCAGTGTAGCAG GTTTCATGTCCTTCAAGAGTTTGATGAAGGAAAGAGAAGTTGTCGTAGACGTTTGGCAGGCCACAAtaggaggagaagaaaaacaCATCCTGATACCGTAGTTAATGGAGGCTCATTGAATGATGAAAGAGGAAGCAGTTATCTATTGATAAGTTTGCTGAGAATACTCTCCAACATGCACT CTAATAGTTCAGATCAAACAAAGGATCAGGATTTGCTATCTCATCTTTTGAAGAATCTAGCCAATCTTTCTGGTACAGTTGATGGAAGAAACATGTCTGCATTGCTTACGGCATCTCAAGGTTTACTAAATGGTGGGGCATCAATTCAGACTGCACAAAAGGTCCCAGATACAGTTTCCAACGGCTGTGAACCAAGTAAGCCTTCTGTTTCAGCCTCTAAAATGGATGACTATGTTAATTGTGAGGACCCTTCAAGACCTATACAACAGTGTTCTACAGTACCTGCATCAGATTTCAGGAGAATATCTTCAGTTGATGCAGATCATGGAGGTCTACAAGTTGTTTCAGGTCTAAATGCCACCAAGCCATTTCCCTCAAGAGCCAGTGTTCCATCCACATCAGTTGCACCAGAAACTACAACGGGGAGGATGCAGTTAACTGGCATTGATTTAAATAATACATATGACGATTCCCAGGACCATTTGGACAACCTAGGGAATTCTCATGCCCCTGTAAATTCAGGGACAGTGGCTCATGGTTTTCCCTTATGGATGCGGCAGGATTCGCAAAAGTCTAGCCCACCTCAGACAAGTGGGACTTCATGCTCAACTTCATCAAGTTCTAGTGGAGATGCTCAG AGTCGCACGGACCGTATTGTTTTTAAACTCTTTGGAAAAGATCCAAATGATCTTCCATTTGTTCTACGAGCACAG ATTCTCGACTGGTTGTCCCACAGTCCTACAGACATTGAAAGCTACATAAGGCCAGGATGTATCATTTTGACAGTTTACCTCCGTCTAGAAAAATCCACGTGGGAGGAG CTCTGCTGTAATCTGGGATCCATTATGAAACAACTTTTACATGCTGCCAACGATCCTTTTTGGACAACAGGATGGGTGTATACTAGGGTACGACATTCTGTAGCATTTACGTACAATg GTCAGGTTGTCTTAGACACACCCTTACCTCTGAAAAGCCATAAAAATTGCAGGATATCATGCATCAAACCAATTGCAGTTTCTTTATCCGAAAGAGCTGAATTTGTAGTAAAGGGGTTTAATCTTTCTCGTGCCACCACAAG GCTGCTCTGTGCTCTGGAAGGGAAGTATCTAGTCCAAGAAACTTGTTATGACTTGATGGAGGGTGCTGATACAACCGTTGCAAATGATCAGCTACAGTGCCTCAGATTCTCCTGCTCTATACCCAATGTTACTGGCCGAGGACTCATTGAG gtTGAAGACCATGGTCTCAGTGGCTGCTTCTTTCCATTTATAGTTGCCGAGGAGGAAGTATGTTCAGAGATTTGTACCCTGGAGGGTGCGATTGAGGTGGCTGAGACTGCAGATAATATCCAGACAGAACCTGAAAAGTTGGAAGCCAAGAACCAAGCGTTGGACTTTGTACATGAATTGGGTTGGCTCCTTCACAGATGTCACACTAAATTTAGACTTGGTCACAGGGATCCCAACCTAGAACTATTTTCTTTTAGACGGTTCAGGTTGCTTATGGAGTTTTCCATGGACCGTGATTGGTGTGCTGTAGTGAAGAAACTCCTGGGCATTCTGCTTGAGGGTACCGTTGACGCTGGAGAACATCCTTCTATTGAGCTTGCGTTATTGGATATGAGCCTCCTCCATGGAGCCGTGCGAAGAAAGTGCAGGCCTATGGTGGAACTCTTGTTAAGATTTGTACTAGACAAAGGGTTAGATAAAACGGGATCTGAGCACAGGCAACAAGTTGACGGGGACGGCAGCAACTTCTTATTTAAACCCGATGCAGTTGGGCCCATGGGATTGActcctcttcatgttgcagCCAGTACTGATGGATGTGAGAATATATTGGATGCCTTAACTGATGATCCTGGAAAG GTGGGAATTGAAGCGTGGAAAAATGCTCGAGACAGTACAGGATTGACACCTAATGATTATGCATGCCTGCGAGGCTGCTACACCTATGTCCAAATTGTCCAGCGGAAAATCAACAAGAAACATGAAAGCGGGCACGTGGTGCTTGATATCCCTGGCGTTATCTTAGACAGCAGCAGCAAGCAGAAACAATTAGATGGGCATAAGTCCTCAAAAGTCTCCAGATTGGAGACCGAAAGGATCGATATGAAAGCAATGCAGGCACATTGCAAGCTATGTGAAATGAAACTAGCATATGGAAACACAAGGTCGCTTGTGTACAGGCCGGCAATGCTGTCAATGGTAACCATTGCTGCTGTCTGTGTTTGCGTGGCCTTGCTCTTCAAAAGCTCGCCTGAA TCTGAATTCGGAGGAAAGGCTCGCAATTTTGGTGGCGTGATGGTGCCGGATTTGAAGGGGGTTGGGAAAAAGAGTTTGGAATGGGATTTGAATGATTTTAAATGGGATGGTGATCTTTTTACTGCTAGTCCATTGAATTCTACACCATCTGATGGTAGGAGTAGGCAGTTGTTTCCGGCCAGGCCAGAAACTCCGTCGGATGCTGGTTTGTCCAACAGTTCTTCTTCTGGTTCGGATAATATCAGTCCGGGGAATGAGAAAGATAAAAGAGAATTGGAGAAACGGAGAAGGGATGTTTTTGTGGAAAACCGAGAGTTGAATGATGAAGCTGCGTCTCTGAATCTTAAACTCGGCGGGCAAACTTACCCCATTATGGAAGAAGTACAAACCGGGAAGAAAACAAAGACAATTGGGACTACTTCAAACCGTGCAGTTTGTCAGGTGGAGGACTGTAAGACTGATCTTAGCAATGCCAAGGATTATCACCGGAGGCATAAGGTCTGTGATATGCATTCTAAGGCAACTGAAGCGCTGGTTGGAAGTGTTATGCAGCGGTTCTGTCAACAGTGTAGCAG GTTTCATGCTCTTCAAGAGTTTGATGAAGGGAAGAGAAGTTGCCGTAGGCGTTTGGCTGGCCATAataggaggagaagaaaagcACATCCTGATACTGCAGTTAATGGAGGCTCTTTAAACAATGAAAGCGGAAGCAGTTATCTATTGATTACCTTGCTGAGAATGCTCTCAAATATGCACT CTAGTAGTTCTGATCAAACAAAGGATCAGGATGTCGTATCTCATTTGTTGAGGAGCTTAGCCAATGTTGCTGGTACGGCTGATGGAAGAAACATATCTACATTGCTGCAGGGATCTCAAGGTTTATTTAACAGTGGGACATCTGTCCAGACTGCACGAAAGGTTCTAGATATGAATGCTGGTGTTAATACTGAGGACCCTTTAAGGTCTAAAGGACACTGTCCGATACTACCTGCGTCAAGAGACAGTTCTGAATCCAAATCAGTTACACCGGAAGCTGCAAGTAGAAGGTTCCAGTTAAATGACATTGATTTAAACAATACATACGATGATTCACAGGACTATGTAGAGAACCTAGGGAATTCTCATGTTCCTGCAAGTCCAGGCACTGCATCTCTTGGTTTTCCTTCATGGATGCAGCGTGATTCTCATAAATCAAGCCCACCTCAGACAAGCGGGAATTCAGACTTAACTTCTACTCAGTCACCATCAAGTTCTAGTGGAGAAGCTCAG AGTCACACAGACCGAATTGTTTTTAAACTATTTGGAAAAGACCCTAATGAACTTCCACTTGCTCTGCGATCACAG ATCCTTGACTGGTTATCTCACAGCCCTACCAACATTGAAAGCTACATAAGGCCGGGCTGTATCATTTTGACAATTTACCTTCGTCTAGAAAAATCCACGTGGGAGGAG TTCTGTTGTCATCTGGGATCCAGTTTGAAAACACTTCTTGATGCTGCGGATGATCCTTTTTGGAGAACAGGATGGGTGTATACAAGGGTGCAAGATTTTGTAGCATTTACATACAATg GTGAAGTTGTGTTAGACACACCCTTGCCTCTTAAAAGCAATAAAAGTTGCAGGATATCATGCATCAAACCAATTGCGATCTCCTTATCTGAGAGAGCTGAATTTGTAGTAAAAGGCTTTAACCTTTCTAGTTCCACCACAAG GTTACTCTGTGCTCTAGAAGGGAAGTATCTGGCTCAAGAAACTTGTTATGACTTGTTGGATGATGCGGATAGCACTGTTGAGGATGACGAACAGCAATGCCTTAAATTCTCCTGCTCTATACCAAATGTTACTGGGCGAGGATTCATTGAG GTTGAAGATCATGGTCTTAGCAGTAGCTTCTTTCCATTTATAGTTGCAGAGCAGGAAGTATGCTCTGAGATTTGTATGCTGGAAGATGTGATCGAGGTGTCCGAGACTGATGATGATATCCAATCTGGACCTGAAAAAGTGGAAGCTAAGAACCAAGCCTTGGACTTTATACATGAATTGGGTTGGCTCCTACATAGAAGTCGCGTTAAGTTTAGACTGGGTCAATTGGATCCCAATCTAGATACATTTCCCTCTGGACGGTTCAGATTGCTCATGGAGTTCTCCATTGACCATGATTGGTGTGCTGTGGTGAAGAAACTCTTGGGCATTCTGTTTGATGGTACTGTCGACGCTGGAGAGCATCCTTCCCTTGAGTCTGCACTACTGGATATGGGCCTCCTCCACAGAGCTGTGCGAATCAATAGCAGACGTATGGTGGAATTCTTGTTAAGATTTGTCCCAGGTTTAACAGGATCTGAGCAGAAGGAACAAGTTGACAGGGATGGCAACAGTTTCTTGTTTAAACCTGATGTTGTTGGGCCCATGGGGTTGACTCCTCTTCATATTGCCGCCAATACTGATGGCTGTGAGCAAGTATTGGATGCCTTAACGGATGATCCTGGAAAG GTGGGAATTAAAGCATGGAAAAACGCTCGAGACAGCACAGGATTGACACCATACGATTATGCATGCCTTCGAAGCCGCTACTCCTATGTCCATATAGTCCAGCGGAAAATCAGCAATACACTGGAAAGGGGGCATGTGGTGCTTGACATCCCTGGCCTCACGTTAGACAGAAATGGAAAGCAGAAGCAATCGGATGGCCATAAATCATCAAGAGTGGCCAGCTTGGAAActgaaaagaatgaaataaaagcAATCTTACGACACTGCAGGTTATGTGAACAGAAACCAGCTTATAGCACCACACGGTCACTTGTATACAGGCCGGCAATGCTGTCAATGGTGGCTGTCGCTGCTGTCTGCGTTTGCGTGGCCTTGCTCTTTAAAAGCAATCCGGAAGTTGTTTTCGTGTTGGAGCCATTCCGGTGGGAACACTTGAAGTTTGGTTCAAGCTAA